The following proteins come from a genomic window of Candidatus Bipolaricaulis sibiricus:
- a CDS encoding ATP synthase F0 sector subunit c: protein MEGEMIVAAAKYLAAGICMGLGAIGPGVGEGIIGAHALDAMARQPEMANSLLRTMVIADAIAETTGIYSLLVALVLLFVV, encoded by the coding sequence ATGGAAGGCGAGATGATCGTAGCAGCGGCGAAGTACCTGGCGGCCGGGATCTGTATGGGCCTCGGCGCGATCGGGCCAGGCGTCGGGGAAGGGATCATCGGCGCCCACGCCCTGGACGCGATGGCCCGCCAACCGGAGATGGCCAACAGCCTCCTCCGCACGATGGTCATCGCCGATGCGATTGCCGAGACCACGGGCATCTACTCCCTTCTCGTGGCCCTCGTCCTGTTGTTCGTTGTGTAG
- a CDS encoding ATP synthase F0 sector subunit a encodes MLEHLGKELALRLTIGGIEVSFNLVVVAVALAVGALLVVLGGWLRRGLPADPDAPLTRRAAFLAATMDLFERQLLGGVSPHLVRPILPFAVTLFFYVLFCNWVGILPIPYIVSPTQDLNVTLGLALLVYGLTHYYGIRSKGIARHLRGYLEPFPFLLPLNLVGDLGRTLSHGFRLFGNILGGAILIVVAPTVLARIFEVVPAIGTALGWVGRIPLTLGLNAWFGLAFGVIQAFVFTLLAVAYIQVTAD; translated from the coding sequence TTGCTCGAACATCTGGGTAAAGAACTGGCCCTTCGTCTCACCATCGGGGGGATCGAGGTCTCGTTCAACCTCGTTGTGGTGGCGGTGGCGCTGGCTGTGGGAGCGCTGCTGGTGGTCCTCGGCGGGTGGCTGCGGCGTGGCCTCCCCGCTGACCCGGATGCACCGCTCACGCGACGGGCGGCGTTCCTCGCTGCCACGATGGACCTGTTCGAGCGCCAGCTGCTCGGGGGGGTATCCCCCCATCTGGTCCGTCCGATCCTCCCGTTCGCCGTGACGCTGTTCTTCTACGTCCTGTTCTGCAACTGGGTGGGCATTCTGCCTATTCCGTACATCGTTTCCCCGACTCAGGATCTGAACGTCACGCTCGGGCTCGCGCTCCTTGTCTACGGCCTGACGCACTACTACGGGATCCGCTCGAAGGGGATCGCCCGCCACCTCAGGGGGTACCTTGAGCCGTTCCCGTTCCTCCTCCCCCTCAACCTGGTGGGAGACCTCGGGCGCACGCTATCCCATGGGTTCCGGCTGTTTGGGAACATCCTGGGAGGAGCGATCCTCATCGTCGTGGCGCCGACCGTGCTCGCGCGGATCTTCGAGGTGGTGCCCGCGATTGGAACCGCACTCGGCTGGGTCGGACGGATCCCCCTGACCCTCGGACTCAACGCGTGGTTCGGGTTGGCGTTCGGCGTGATCCAAGCGTTCGTGTTCACACTGCTCGCGGTGGCGTACATTCAGGTCACCGCAGACTAG
- a CDS encoding Ribosome recycling factor, protein MEHELMRQTRGHMERTLDVLQTELAKIHTGRANPALVETVPVDYYGTPTPLKHIAHVVAPDPDLIMIRPFDRTQIPAIEKAVLAADLGLNPQNDGQVIRIKVPRLSEERRNELVKLVGKRAEEAKVALRNVRRDAREKLDVEKKDGRLAEDDHHRLQKALDDLTAEHVKRVDELVERKAQEMRTL, encoded by the coding sequence ATGGAACACGAGTTGATGCGTCAAACCCGCGGACACATGGAACGGACCCTGGACGTCCTACAGACGGAGCTCGCCAAGATCCACACCGGGCGAGCCAACCCCGCATTGGTCGAGACTGTGCCCGTCGACTACTACGGAACCCCCACTCCGCTGAAGCACATCGCCCATGTCGTCGCTCCTGACCCAGATCTGATCATGATTCGCCCCTTCGATCGCACGCAGATACCGGCGATCGAGAAGGCAGTCCTGGCTGCAGACCTCGGGCTCAACCCCCAGAACGACGGCCAGGTGATCCGGATCAAGGTTCCCCGGCTATCCGAGGAGCGCCGGAATGAACTTGTCAAGCTCGTCGGGAAGAGGGCCGAGGAGGCGAAGGTTGCCCTTCGCAATGTGCGGCGCGACGCTCGGGAGAAGCTCGACGTCGAGAAGAAGGACGGCCGCCTGGCGGAGGACGACCACCATCGGCTGCAGAAGGCGCTCGATGACCTGACGGCCGAGCACGTGAAGCGCGTGGACGAGCTTGTGGAGAGAAAGGCTCAAGAGATGCGCACCTTGTGA
- a CDS encoding CCA tRNA nucleotidyltransferase — MESLLAGHPFAAEILRRLVNGGHQAVLVGGVVRDALVATLHGELPSHQDVDIATSATPSEVARLFSDWRVINVGQNFGVVVLVPPQGRQQYEVATFRTEAGYSDGRRPDSVRWGTLEQDVQRRDFTVNGLVVTADGEVIDLVGGVADLESGVVRAIGDPSRRFAEDQLRMLRAVRFACQLGFAVEEKTAHAIQAQAARITTVSWERIRDELLRILATPRSAQGVRLLDELGLLEHVLPEIAALRGVPQPVEYHPEGDVLVHTVAALQVADGLWDDPRLKLAVLFHDTGKPRALARSGGSNMGGHCGIGAEIAVQALNRLRLPKRDVEWIAHLVREHMRVARLPEMGVGKQVRLLGAEEDEGQPRAELSRRFPLFADLLRVVICDAEASAHRARAWLPLVARAVGLLVHLRRIHGIRRARELLTGDDLVALGLPPGPRLGQVLEQVHERILAGEITTRDEALAHAARLARGQR, encoded by the coding sequence ATGGAGTCCCTGCTTGCCGGGCACCCGTTCGCGGCCGAGATCCTCCGGCGACTGGTCAACGGGGGGCACCAGGCGGTTCTCGTGGGGGGAGTTGTTCGTGACGCTCTCGTTGCCACTCTTCATGGCGAACTGCCGTCGCACCAAGATGTCGACATCGCCACATCGGCCACGCCGTCGGAGGTGGCACGCCTGTTCTCCGACTGGCGTGTGATCAACGTGGGCCAGAACTTCGGTGTGGTGGTGCTGGTTCCCCCACAGGGCCGCCAGCAGTACGAAGTGGCGACGTTTCGCACCGAAGCGGGGTACAGCGATGGCCGCCGACCCGATTCCGTGCGGTGGGGAACCCTCGAACAAGACGTGCAGCGCCGCGACTTCACGGTCAACGGCCTCGTCGTCACCGCCGACGGGGAAGTCATCGACCTCGTGGGGGGGGTCGCCGATCTCGAGTCGGGCGTCGTGCGGGCCATCGGGGACCCATCGAGGCGCTTCGCCGAGGACCAGCTGCGCATGCTCCGTGCGGTGCGGTTCGCGTGTCAACTGGGGTTCGCGGTGGAGGAGAAGACGGCACATGCGATCCAGGCGCAAGCGGCACGCATCACGACCGTATCGTGGGAGCGGATCCGCGACGAGCTCCTCCGCATCTTGGCCACGCCACGGTCGGCCCAGGGGGTGCGCTTGCTCGACGAGCTGGGGCTGCTCGAGCATGTCCTTCCTGAGATCGCGGCCCTGCGGGGCGTCCCGCAGCCGGTGGAGTACCACCCCGAGGGAGACGTGTTGGTTCACACGGTGGCTGCGCTCCAGGTCGCGGACGGCCTGTGGGACGATCCACGCCTGAAGCTCGCCGTGCTGTTCCACGACACGGGCAAGCCTCGAGCACTGGCACGGTCGGGAGGAAGCAACATGGGCGGGCACTGTGGGATCGGGGCGGAGATCGCAGTTCAGGCCCTGAACCGGCTTCGCCTGCCCAAACGTGACGTGGAGTGGATCGCACACCTCGTTCGTGAGCATATGCGGGTGGCTCGCCTTCCGGAGATGGGTGTGGGAAAGCAGGTCCGGCTTCTCGGGGCAGAGGAGGATGAAGGGCAACCCCGCGCGGAGCTTTCTCGGCGGTTCCCGCTGTTCGCCGACCTTCTGCGGGTGGTGATCTGCGACGCGGAGGCCAGTGCCCATCGCGCCCGCGCCTGGCTGCCGCTGGTTGCCCGCGCGGTCGGCCTCCTCGTTCATCTCCGTCGGATCCACGGGATCCGCCGGGCCCGGGAGCTTCTCACGGGAGATGACCTTGTGGCGCTCGGGCTACCCCCCGGCCCGCGGTTGGGCCAAGTGCTGGAGCAGGTTCACGAGCGCATTCTGGCAGGCGAGATCACCACGCGGGATGAGGCGTTGGCCCACGCCGCGCGGCTGGCGCGAGGTCAGAGGTAA
- a CDS encoding Ribosomal subunit interface protein produces the protein MRLHVEERYASDSDALTKYVEKKVETLSRYFDRILKLDVILEVEGPAQRVQMMGYLVNHKVVKAKVETNDMYASIDQAVDKMQRQLVRYKERLRVSRKTGHAAPPATGGRRATPGPQIERVDEYIRQPLTPEAAVRELERSGRDFVVFFQADDDQPAVLFHRGDGRYGLVVPRR, from the coding sequence ATGAGGCTTCATGTCGAGGAACGGTACGCTTCGGACTCGGATGCGCTGACTAAATACGTCGAGAAGAAGGTCGAGACCCTCTCTCGCTACTTCGACAGGATCCTCAAACTGGATGTCATCCTCGAGGTCGAGGGACCTGCTCAGCGGGTGCAGATGATGGGCTACCTCGTCAATCACAAGGTGGTCAAGGCCAAGGTGGAGACGAACGACATGTACGCCTCGATTGACCAGGCCGTCGACAAGATGCAGCGACAGCTGGTGCGGTACAAGGAGCGGCTCCGTGTGTCCCGCAAGACGGGGCACGCCGCTCCGCCCGCTACCGGGGGACGTCGCGCGACCCCCGGTCCACAGATCGAGAGGGTGGACGAGTACATTCGACAGCCGCTCACTCCGGAGGCAGCGGTCCGCGAGCTCGAACGAAGCGGGCGGGACTTTGTCGTGTTCTTCCAGGCCGACGACGACCAGCCGGCGGTTCTGTTCCACCGAGGGGATGGCCGGTACGGTCTCGTCGTTCCCCGTCGGTGA